Proteins from a genomic interval of Leptospira kanakyensis:
- the nuoL gene encoding NADH-quinone oxidoreductase subunit L gives MLEIFPLVVFLPLVGFLFNGFLKGRIPHRMAGAIGTLAVFIPFLITLGAFNEFRPMERTAPHLVSVFDWIVIGNFKSSFGFQIDQLSLYMTLIITGIGSLIHLYSMGYMKGNTSYNRFFAYLNLFIFCMLNLVLSDNLVLTFLGWEGVGLSSYLLIGFDYDKSSAAEAGMKAFILNRIGDVGFILGTGFLFWFGGSLQYLELQTNLNGLGEFANYANIVALFFFVAAMGKSAQIPLYVWLPDAMAGPTPVSALIHAATMVTAGVFLIVRLNFVFLLAPETSLFIACIGATTALFAATIGILQNDIKKILAYSTVSQLGFMFLAMGSMSYVAGLFHLMTHAFFKALLFLGAGSVIHALHHEQNIKNMGGLFGKIKITSFTFLLGTLAIAGFFPFSGFFSKDLILEKAYTYGSYGTILWTMGIVAAFFTSFYMFRLVFVVFFGKDNTDSHHKIHESPWTMTFPLVVLAIGAVSVGFLQTPHFFLHIDTLERYFAPVLSKGYELASLKGSLAEHKSLVHDVELSLAAFSVAIATIGLILAYFLYQRKGNPIVEEHTGFRKILFHKYYIDEIYDFVIVRPFLFLSKGIAFFFDTKILDRFFLNIGLSFGVIAGGLRRLQSGFIGDYALYVVIGTFCILVYLLARGV, from the coding sequence ATGTTAGAGATATTTCCTTTAGTTGTTTTTCTTCCTCTTGTTGGATTTCTTTTTAATGGTTTTTTGAAAGGAAGAATCCCTCATCGGATGGCTGGTGCCATTGGAACTTTAGCAGTTTTTATTCCTTTTCTCATCACCTTAGGCGCGTTTAACGAATTTCGCCCCATGGAAAGAACAGCACCGCATTTGGTTTCTGTTTTTGATTGGATTGTGATTGGAAATTTTAAATCCTCGTTTGGATTCCAAATCGATCAACTTTCCTTGTATATGACTCTGATCATTACGGGAATTGGGTCACTCATCCACTTGTATTCTATGGGATACATGAAAGGGAACACAAGTTATAACCGATTTTTTGCTTATTTGAATTTATTCATCTTTTGTATGTTAAACCTTGTCCTCAGTGACAACTTAGTATTAACCTTTCTTGGTTGGGAAGGAGTAGGACTTTCTTCTTATCTCTTAATTGGTTTCGACTATGATAAAAGTTCTGCTGCGGAAGCAGGGATGAAAGCATTCATCTTAAACCGAATTGGGGACGTTGGTTTTATTTTAGGAACCGGTTTTCTTTTTTGGTTTGGTGGAAGTTTGCAATATTTGGAACTGCAAACCAACTTAAATGGGTTAGGTGAATTTGCTAACTATGCCAATATAGTGGCTCTGTTTTTCTTTGTTGCGGCCATGGGTAAATCGGCACAGATTCCCCTTTATGTTTGGCTTCCTGATGCGATGGCAGGTCCAACTCCTGTTTCGGCACTCATCCATGCGGCAACGATGGTAACTGCCGGAGTATTTCTTATTGTTCGCTTAAACTTTGTATTTTTACTCGCACCAGAAACTTCGTTGTTTATTGCTTGTATCGGTGCCACAACAGCACTTTTTGCTGCAACAATTGGAATCTTACAAAACGATATTAAAAAAATCTTAGCTTACTCAACAGTTTCCCAACTAGGTTTTATGTTTCTTGCTATGGGAAGTATGAGTTATGTGGCCGGTCTTTTCCATCTAATGACTCACGCCTTCTTTAAAGCCTTACTTTTCCTTGGGGCAGGTTCTGTGATCCATGCTCTCCACCACGAACAGAATATTAAAAATATGGGAGGACTTTTTGGTAAAATCAAAATCACTTCCTTTACGTTTTTACTGGGAACTCTTGCCATTGCAGGTTTTTTTCCCTTCTCTGGATTTTTCTCTAAGGATTTAATTTTAGAGAAAGCTTACACTTATGGTTCTTATGGAACCATCCTTTGGACGATGGGGATTGTGGCTGCGTTTTTCACTTCGTTTTATATGTTCCGTCTTGTTTTTGTTGTTTTCTTTGGAAAAGATAATACAGACTCTCACCACAAAATACATGAATCACCTTGGACAATGACCTTTCCTCTTGTGGTTCTTGCCATCGGTGCCGTATCCGTTGGATTTTTACAAACACCACATTTCTTTTTACACATTGATACTTTAGAAAGATATTTTGCCCCTGTATTGAGTAAAGGTTATGAATTGGCTTCCTTAAAGGGAAGTCTCGCCGAACACAAGTCACTCGTTCATGACGTGGAACTTTCTCTGGCCGCATTTTCTGTAGCCATTGCCACCATTGGACTCATCTTAGCCTATTTCCTTTATCAAAGAAAAGGGAACCCTATTGTTGAAGAACATACAGGTTTTCGAAAGATTCTTTTTCACAAATACTATATCGATGAAATTTATGATTTTGTAATTGTTCGTCCTTTTCTCTTTCTTTCCAAGGGAATTGCTTTTTTCTTTGATACCAAAATCCTGGATCGTTTTTTCTTAAATATTGGTCTTAGTTTTGGTGTGATCGCAGGTGGACTTCGCCGCCTCCAATCTGGATTCATTGGAGATTATGCATTGTATGTGGTCATTGGTACATTTTGTATCTTAGTGTATCTATTAGCGAGGGGGGTGTAA
- the nuoK gene encoding NADH-quinone oxidoreductase subunit NuoK, which translates to MNPIINGIPVSYILGLAGILFSIGVLGVLIRRNIVIIFMSVELILNSVNLVFVTFSKALSHISGETVVFFVMAIAAAEAAVGLALVIAIFRHKKSTNVDELQSMKW; encoded by the coding sequence ATGAACCCAATTATCAATGGCATTCCTGTTTCCTATATCCTTGGCCTTGCTGGAATTTTATTTTCCATTGGAGTCTTAGGCGTTCTCATTCGAAGGAATATTGTCATCATATTTATGTCCGTGGAACTAATTTTGAATTCAGTGAATTTGGTTTTTGTTACCTTCTCAAAAGCTCTTTCCCATATCTCCGGTGAAACTGTAGTTTTCTTTGTGATGGCAATCGCTGCGGCAGAAGCAGCTGTGGGCCTTGCCCTTGTGATTGCTATTTTCCGGCATAAAAAATCCACCAATGTGGATGAACTCCAATCGATGAAATGGTAA
- a CDS encoding NADH-quinone oxidoreductase subunit J family protein, protein MDEIIYMNLESSPSFLLFIFFGTVTVVTALSVIFQKNPVVSAVSLVFTFFALAGIYGIMGALFIATMQVLVYAGAIMVLVVFVLMLLSQRAETLSRYRKHPIRLVLLSVFVFGFFFLLYSALTTGVPHSDQMGKGYELTEYSFPIQGTSTVNAKGNVGVVGASTYLDYLLPFEMISILLLVAVLGAVILAKKKSTEVEQTKDNVL, encoded by the coding sequence ATGGATGAAATTATTTATATGAACCTAGAATCTTCACCTTCCTTTTTATTATTTATTTTTTTTGGAACAGTGACTGTGGTGACTGCACTCAGTGTCATTTTCCAAAAAAATCCAGTGGTCTCTGCTGTTTCATTAGTGTTTACTTTTTTTGCTTTGGCAGGGATCTACGGAATCATGGGTGCCCTTTTTATTGCCACTATGCAGGTGTTAGTGTATGCGGGTGCCATTATGGTTCTTGTGGTTTTTGTTTTGATGTTACTTTCCCAAAGGGCCGAAACCTTGTCGCGTTATAGAAAACATCCAATTCGTTTGGTTTTACTTTCTGTTTTTGTTTTTGGTTTTTTCTTTTTGTTGTATTCGGCTCTTACTACTGGTGTTCCTCATTCAGACCAAATGGGAAAAGGGTATGAACTCACAGAGTATTCCTTCCCTATCCAAGGAACATCCACTGTGAATGCAAAAGGAAACGTAGGTGTTGTAGGTGCATCCACATATTTAGATTATCTTCTCCCTTTCGAAATGATTTCGATTTTACTTCTCGTGGCAGTGCTTGGTGCGGTGATCCTTGCCAAAAAGAAATCTACCGAAGTAGAACAAACAAAGGATAACGTCCTATGA
- the nuoH gene encoding NADH-quinone oxidoreductase subunit NuoH encodes MDWALILAWGIKILSLFFIILTGVAYYTLAERKFAGFIQDRPGPNRAGIFGLFQPLADGIKFIAKEEIFPKNVSKGMYLLAPTISMTCAIMAWAVIPFGGSLPAPEWLMALTGVTTIDLQIANPDSGVLYMLAISSLSVYGIMIAGWSSNNKYSLLGGVRSTAQMISYELPMGLSIVVIVIMTGSLKLTDISDSQKDMWNILSPPGFVAFFIYVTAMFAETNRLPFDLAEAESELVVGFHTEYGAFKFALFFLAEYMNMITMSCLTTLLFFGGYNVPFQLGAGSPYQAFYGLGFFILKVLFFAFLFIWVRWTLPRFRYDQLMKLGWKKMIPWGLFAVMFAAIYTVYWKEGWMKLFI; translated from the coding sequence ATGGACTGGGCTCTAATACTTGCTTGGGGAATCAAAATCCTCTCATTGTTTTTTATCATTCTAACGGGTGTGGCCTATTATACACTCGCAGAACGTAAGTTTGCTGGTTTTATCCAGGATCGTCCGGGACCGAACAGAGCCGGGATTTTTGGACTTTTCCAACCACTTGCTGATGGAATCAAATTCATTGCCAAAGAAGAAATTTTTCCAAAAAACGTCTCTAAGGGGATGTATCTTTTGGCTCCCACCATCTCCATGACCTGTGCGATTATGGCTTGGGCTGTGATTCCTTTTGGAGGAAGTCTTCCGGCACCGGAATGGCTTATGGCACTTACTGGTGTCACGACTATAGATTTACAAATTGCCAATCCCGATTCAGGGGTTTTGTACATGCTTGCCATCTCTTCTCTCTCAGTTTATGGGATTATGATTGCAGGTTGGTCAAGTAACAACAAATATTCGTTACTCGGTGGGGTTCGTTCTACGGCTCAGATGATCAGTTACGAACTTCCAATGGGTCTTTCTATTGTTGTAATTGTGATTATGACTGGATCGCTCAAACTAACAGATATTAGTGATTCCCAAAAAGATATGTGGAATATTTTATCTCCTCCTGGATTTGTTGCCTTTTTTATTTATGTAACTGCGATGTTTGCAGAAACCAATCGACTTCCCTTTGACCTTGCGGAAGCAGAATCGGAACTAGTTGTGGGTTTCCATACGGAATACGGAGCTTTTAAGTTTGCTCTTTTCTTTTTAGCTGAATACATGAACATGATTACCATGTCTTGTCTCACCACCTTACTCTTTTTTGGTGGATACAATGTTCCTTTCCAATTAGGGGCCGGTTCTCCCTACCAAGCATTTTATGGACTTGGATTTTTTATTCTAAAAGTTCTATTCTTTGCCTTTTTGTTTATTTGGGTAAGGTGGACCCTTCCACGTTTTCGTTATGACCAACTGATGAAGTTGGGTTGGAAAAAAATGATCCCTTGGGGTCTTTTTGCCGTTATGTTCGCGGCCATTTACACAGTATATTGGAAAGAAGGATGGATGAAATTATTTATATGA
- the nuoF gene encoding NADH-quinone oxidoreductase subunit NuoF, which translates to MGLKTLLTTHVGAADSHTLNHYRSVGGYESQKKALTEMTAEQIVNDVKNSGLRGRGGAGFPTGNKWGFIPKTDKPKYLICNGDEGEPGTFKDRLLIEKFPHMLIEGMVIAAKAIDSHQGYIYIRGEFHKGIRIVEEAVEEAYKAGLLGKNILGLGYDFDLAVYSGAGAYICGEESALINSLEGRRGHPRLKPPFPAVSGLYACPTVVNNVETFCNVPHIIRMTGDEYKKIGTEKSPGTRLFAVSGHVKKPGIYEVEMGTPMKELIYDICGGIKNDKTLKAVIPGGSSSPILNSEEAMTATMDYESIASLKSMLGSGAVIILSEDADLVETTYRLAEFYSHESCGQCTPCREGTHWVKDLLHKIKTGEGTEKDVELIFSLSRNMEGGTTICPLADACVMAVRPTMTKFKGEFSARLKKEVSISH; encoded by the coding sequence ATGGGATTAAAAACTCTTCTCACAACTCATGTTGGTGCTGCTGATTCTCATACTTTAAATCATTATCGTTCGGTAGGAGGGTATGAAAGTCAAAAAAAAGCCCTTACCGAAATGACCGCCGAACAAATTGTAAACGATGTAAAAAACTCTGGCCTTCGTGGTCGGGGTGGTGCTGGGTTTCCTACTGGAAACAAATGGGGATTCATTCCCAAAACAGACAAACCCAAATATTTGATTTGTAATGGAGATGAAGGAGAACCCGGAACTTTCAAAGACCGACTTCTCATTGAAAAATTCCCGCATATGCTCATCGAAGGGATGGTCATTGCTGCAAAAGCCATTGATTCTCACCAAGGTTATATTTACATTCGAGGAGAATTCCATAAAGGAATTCGTATCGTGGAAGAGGCAGTGGAAGAAGCTTACAAAGCAGGCCTTCTTGGAAAAAATATCTTAGGACTTGGATACGATTTTGATTTAGCAGTGTATTCTGGTGCAGGTGCTTATATTTGTGGGGAAGAGTCTGCTCTTATCAATTCCCTTGAGGGAAGGAGGGGCCACCCACGACTCAAACCCCCTTTTCCTGCCGTGTCTGGATTGTATGCTTGCCCAACTGTTGTGAACAATGTGGAAACATTTTGTAATGTCCCGCATATCATTCGTATGACGGGTGATGAATACAAAAAAATCGGAACAGAAAAATCACCAGGGACAAGACTTTTTGCGGTCAGCGGACATGTGAAAAAACCAGGGATTTACGAAGTGGAAATGGGAACTCCTATGAAGGAACTCATTTACGATATTTGTGGTGGAATCAAAAACGATAAAACTCTAAAAGCAGTGATTCCAGGAGGAAGTTCTTCTCCTATCCTGAATTCAGAAGAAGCGATGACCGCAACTATGGATTATGAATCAATTGCTTCGCTCAAATCAATGTTAGGTTCCGGAGCTGTCATCATTTTATCAGAAGATGCCGACCTTGTGGAAACCACATACCGATTGGCAGAATTTTATTCTCATGAATCTTGTGGCCAATGTACACCTTGTCGCGAAGGAACACATTGGGTGAAAGACCTTCTCCATAAAATCAAAACCGGGGAAGGAACAGAAAAAGATGTAGAACTCATTTTTTCTTTGTCTAGAAATATGGAAGGTGGAACCACCATCTGTCCGTTAGCCGATGCTTGCGTAATGGCGGTTCGTCCCACAATGACAAAGTTTAAAGGAGAGTTCTCGGCTCGATTGAAAAAGGAAGTGAGTATCTCTCACTAA
- the nuoE gene encoding complex I 24 kDa subunit family protein: MAYQFSQDSEKRFQRLIPQFPSKRSLILPCLFLLQADKGFVDQEGMEYIASRIGEPVSLAHVHGVATFYTMYNKKPVGKFHIQICGNISCYLSGSDSITEHVCSKLGIEAGETTGDKKFTVDEVQCLGACGFGPVAQINDKYYENLTPEKIEAIISELEKQV, encoded by the coding sequence ATGGCTTATCAATTTTCACAAGATTCGGAAAAAAGATTCCAAAGATTGATTCCGCAGTTCCCGAGCAAACGTTCGTTAATTTTGCCATGTCTTTTTTTATTACAAGCTGACAAAGGTTTTGTGGATCAGGAAGGAATGGAATACATTGCCAGTCGTATTGGTGAGCCGGTTTCACTCGCACATGTTCATGGGGTTGCTACCTTTTACACCATGTACAATAAAAAACCAGTCGGTAAGTTCCATATCCAAATTTGTGGAAATATTTCTTGTTATCTTTCTGGGTCTGATTCCATCACCGAACATGTTTGTTCTAAGTTAGGAATCGAAGCAGGAGAAACCACTGGTGACAAAAAGTTTACTGTGGATGAAGTGCAGTGTTTAGGTGCTTGTGGGTTTGGACCTGTAGCTCAAATCAATGACAAATATTATGAAAATCTAACACCGGAAAAAATCGAAGCCATCATTTCTGAATTGGAAAAGCAGGTATAA
- a CDS encoding NADH-quinone oxidoreductase subunit D: MVMYEKTAEHFGKKFKDLPEGHLLVNLGPSHPATHGILQNVIQIDGERVVDTESVIGYVHRCFEKLGERYDYNQFLVCTDRMNYVSTPLNNIGWILTVEKMMQIQVPERVTYVRMIISELSRIMDHIICNGIMGVDLGAFSGLLHLFHHRENIYQILEKLTGARLTTTFCRVGGMERDIYLEFQSEIKTVIKGLKPALDEFQELLIRNKIFNERTAGIGGLSAERAIAYGFSGPNLRAAGVPWDVRKDDPYMLYDKVDFDIAVGEDGSALDRTLVRMEEMRQSMRIIEQLIDGIPEGPYHADVPHTFLPPKDRVYNNMEELIYHFKIIMHGVKVPPGEYYMSTEAANGELGFYVVSEGEKTPWRVHVRRPCFWYYQAFPELVKGGLLADTIATMSSLNVIAGELDC, encoded by the coding sequence ATGGTAATGTACGAAAAAACAGCCGAACATTTTGGCAAAAAATTCAAAGACCTACCAGAAGGCCACTTACTAGTCAACCTTGGGCCAAGCCATCCTGCGACACATGGAATTTTACAAAACGTAATCCAAATTGATGGAGAACGAGTTGTAGACACAGAATCAGTCATTGGTTATGTACATCGATGTTTTGAAAAACTGGGAGAACGTTACGATTACAATCAGTTCTTAGTTTGTACGGACCGTATGAACTATGTGTCGACTCCACTCAATAATATTGGTTGGATTCTCACTGTAGAAAAAATGATGCAAATCCAGGTTCCTGAACGAGTCACCTACGTTCGAATGATCATTTCTGAACTATCGCGGATTATGGATCATATCATTTGTAATGGAATTATGGGTGTGGATCTTGGCGCTTTCTCTGGTTTACTGCATTTATTCCACCATAGAGAAAATATTTATCAAATTTTAGAGAAGCTAACGGGCGCTAGGTTAACTACAACCTTCTGCCGTGTGGGTGGAATGGAACGAGATATTTACCTTGAATTTCAATCCGAAATCAAAACAGTCATCAAAGGTTTAAAACCTGCTTTGGATGAATTCCAGGAATTACTCATTCGTAATAAAATTTTTAACGAAAGGACTGCTGGAATTGGTGGCCTTTCTGCAGAACGTGCCATTGCTTATGGATTTTCTGGGCCTAACCTTCGTGCGGCCGGTGTTCCTTGGGACGTAAGAAAAGATGATCCTTATATGTTATATGATAAGGTCGATTTTGATATTGCAGTGGGAGAAGATGGATCGGCTCTAGATCGAACACTCGTTCGGATGGAAGAGATGCGTCAGTCCATGCGAATCATCGAACAACTGATTGATGGAATTCCTGAGGGCCCATACCACGCAGATGTTCCTCACACTTTCCTTCCTCCGAAAGATCGTGTGTACAACAATATGGAAGAACTCATTTATCATTTTAAAATCATTATGCACGGAGTGAAGGTTCCTCCTGGAGAATACTATATGTCTACCGAGGCAGCCAATGGAGAACTCGGTTTTTATGTAGTTTCGGAAGGAGAAAAAACTCCTTGGAGAGTTCATGTGAGACGTCCTTGTTTTTGGTATTACCAAGCATTCCCGGAGCTCGTCAAAGGTGGATTACTTGCTGATACCATTGCCACTATGTCTTCACTCAATGTCATTGCAGGGGAGTTAGATTGTTAA
- a CDS encoding NADH-quinone oxidoreductase subunit C has product MKEIITEYLNSRFSDVLLPQRDINTNLLYFSIKKESLPTIVQALKDHPDFAFTYLNDLTSVDWLGKREPRFEVVYLLRSPKNKHFRLQLRVPVGEGEEVPSLVSLFPAANWPEREVFDLMGISFSNHPQMERLIMPDNFVGHPLRKDYPLEGPGQDYLIEDLLTIHVNEDIAS; this is encoded by the coding sequence ATGAAAGAAATAATTACTGAATACTTAAACTCTAGGTTTTCCGATGTGTTACTCCCGCAAAGGGACATAAACACCAATTTGCTTTATTTTAGTATCAAAAAGGAATCCCTGCCTACCATCGTACAAGCGTTAAAAGATCATCCTGATTTTGCCTTCACATATCTGAATGATCTTACCTCTGTGGACTGGCTTGGAAAACGAGAACCAAGATTTGAAGTTGTTTATTTGCTTCGTTCTCCTAAAAACAAACACTTCCGTTTACAACTCCGAGTTCCAGTAGGAGAAGGGGAAGAAGTTCCGAGTCTCGTCTCCCTTTTTCCTGCGGCCAATTGGCCTGAAAGAGAAGTATTCGATCTTATGGGGATTTCTTTTTCAAACCATCCTCAAATGGAAAGGCTCATTATGCCTGATAACTTTGTTGGACATCCACTTCGTAAAGATTATCCATTGGAAGGCCCGGGCCAAGATTATCTCATCGAAGACTTACTCACCATTCACGTAAACGAGGATATTGCCAGTTAG
- a CDS encoding NADH-quinone oxidoreductase subunit B, whose translation MGLTETLSKPGEMFGDMFQVATLDNVVQWGQSFSLWPYPFATACCGIEYMSTSCADYDIARFGAERPSFSPRQADMILVLGTITYKMAPVLRQIYDQLAEPKFVISVGACASSGGMFHTYGVLQGVDRILPVDVYVPGCPPRPEALLDALVKLQRKVQGQGLEARRQEVMRKIEEINERNKPLVVA comes from the coding sequence ATGGGATTAACAGAAACACTATCCAAACCTGGTGAGATGTTTGGCGATATGTTCCAAGTCGCTACACTGGACAATGTGGTTCAATGGGGGCAAAGTTTTTCTTTATGGCCTTATCCATTTGCTACTGCTTGTTGCGGAATCGAATACATGAGTACATCTTGTGCAGATTATGATATCGCTCGTTTTGGTGCAGAACGTCCTTCCTTCTCTCCACGCCAAGCTGATATGATTTTGGTACTCGGAACCATCACATATAAGATGGCTCCCGTATTACGCCAAATATACGATCAATTAGCGGAACCAAAGTTTGTGATTTCCGTAGGTGCCTGTGCCTCTTCTGGCGGAATGTTTCACACCTACGGTGTATTACAAGGTGTAGATCGTATCCTTCCTGTTGATGTTTACGTTCCTGGTTGTCCTCCAAGACCAGAAGCACTTTTAGATGCTCTTGTGAAACTGCAAAGGAAAGTCCAAGGCCAAGGTTTGGAAGCCAGACGCCAAGAAGTCATGAGAAAAATCGAAGAAATCAACGAACGCAACAAACCTCTCGTAGTGGCATGA
- a CDS encoding NADH-quinone oxidoreductase subunit A has product MGSAPDSFAPILLQLLLGVGFSALILTLAFLINPKKKSKPQDTFECGVTYYGDARGLFNIKFYLVAVLFILFDIEAVFLYPWAVNLIGFKEAGLGTFFLLEMFFFLLILVVGLYYIWKKGALEWD; this is encoded by the coding sequence ATGGGTTCTGCTCCAGATAGTTTTGCGCCAATCCTTCTACAACTTTTGCTCGGAGTCGGTTTCTCCGCTCTGATCTTGACCCTTGCCTTCCTCATCAATCCGAAGAAAAAATCGAAACCTCAGGACACATTTGAATGTGGGGTTACGTATTATGGTGATGCGAGAGGACTCTTTAACATCAAGTTCTATCTTGTTGCAGTTCTTTTCATCCTCTTCGACATTGAAGCCGTCTTTTTATACCCTTGGGCTGTCAACTTAATCGGTTTCAAAGAAGCAGGCCTTGGAACTTTCTTTTTACTAGAGATGTTTTTCTTTTTACTCATACTTGTTGTGGGTCTATACTATATATGGAAGAAGGGAGCACTGGAATGGGATTAA
- a CDS encoding PP2C family protein-serine/threonine phosphatase, with protein sequence MEKKSSQFQTLSLVHLGELSATKTYNGNIAPCSEVIETKSYYHTLDLEDRYPGFESVLSIKGSHYLGYPLKSRSGEIIGVIAVLNRKHIPQLNRLIRILELLSVRTAQELERRKSDTYISHAIESVYALSHSLKEIHRLTTSHFESIEDLFSGYLKTGLQLFHFPVGIISKVSQDRYKILQIEGESGDLKQGETFRIVDSFFAKANESKKTIFSEDILSSEDNLQKTSFFKEFGFLKYIESPIVIDGKIDGSIGFFSTEIGGTPIENHFIEVIEMMSRSIAYEIEKRKAAEEIKKIKLHQDGDYYLTSLLVKPLGGTEIESSNVKIEFLTKQKKEFSFQGKRGEIGGDLSVAHTVYLRGKKHIVFINADAMGKSLQGAAGALVLGAVFRSIIERTKNREEYQNRYPEQWLREVFDELNKTFESFDYTMLVSLILGLVEDESGLLYFVNAEHPHLILYRDGVPSFIKTKYSYLKIGATLPQDRFAINIFQLQIGDVLFGGSDGKDDILVHGACSGEHFLNTDEKLFLEHVRRREGDLSGIVRSIQQTGELTDDLSLFRLEFSPDRQEETILIKDGFEQVSRFKQEIRKGNFVAARTLLENAYELNQHNLEVLQNLMKFRIANNEYEQAIKYGEEYLSLKADSNHILLSLSFAYQKLGKINKAIEYSERLILREPQHLKNTTHLAVLYGKKGDFEKAKEFLQFAIESTNDKDQLEKLEKYWTRIEHVHAKQKRKVFQE encoded by the coding sequence ATGGAAAAAAAATCCTCACAATTTCAAACTTTATCCTTGGTTCACTTAGGAGAACTATCAGCAACCAAAACCTACAATGGTAACATTGCTCCATGTTCAGAAGTGATCGAAACAAAATCCTATTATCATACTTTGGATTTAGAAGATAGGTATCCCGGTTTTGAATCGGTATTATCAATCAAAGGAAGCCATTACCTAGGTTATCCTCTTAAATCAAGATCGGGAGAGATCATCGGTGTCATAGCGGTTCTCAACAGGAAACATATCCCGCAACTAAATAGACTGATTCGAATTTTAGAACTACTTTCTGTGAGAACGGCCCAAGAACTGGAAAGACGTAAATCAGATACTTATATTTCTCATGCCATCGAATCAGTGTATGCACTCAGCCATTCTTTAAAAGAAATTCACAGACTCACCACTTCTCATTTCGAATCCATTGAAGATTTATTTTCAGGATATCTTAAAACTGGATTACAACTATTTCATTTTCCCGTCGGTATCATCAGTAAAGTGAGCCAAGATAGATATAAAATCTTACAAATCGAAGGAGAATCAGGCGACCTTAAACAAGGTGAGACCTTTCGGATTGTCGATAGTTTTTTTGCAAAGGCAAACGAATCAAAAAAAACAATCTTCTCTGAAGATATATTATCTTCAGAGGATAACCTTCAAAAAACCTCTTTTTTTAAAGAGTTTGGATTTCTGAAGTACATAGAATCGCCGATAGTCATTGATGGGAAAATTGACGGATCCATTGGTTTTTTCTCCACTGAGATAGGCGGAACTCCGATCGAAAACCATTTCATTGAAGTCATTGAGATGATGAGCCGAAGTATCGCTTATGAAATTGAAAAAAGAAAAGCCGCCGAAGAAATCAAAAAGATCAAACTCCACCAAGATGGAGATTATTATTTAACTTCCTTACTTGTGAAACCTTTGGGAGGAACTGAAATCGAAAGTTCCAATGTAAAAATAGAATTTTTAACCAAACAAAAGAAGGAATTTTCCTTCCAAGGAAAACGAGGAGAAATTGGAGGTGATTTATCTGTTGCACACACTGTCTACTTACGTGGAAAAAAACATATTGTTTTCATCAATGCAGATGCAATGGGAAAATCTTTACAAGGTGCTGCTGGTGCTTTGGTTCTCGGAGCGGTATTTCGATCCATCATAGAAAGAACGAAAAATAGAGAGGAATACCAAAATCGTTATCCGGAACAGTGGTTACGCGAAGTGTTTGATGAGCTAAACAAAACCTTTGAGAGTTTTGACTACACTATGCTTGTATCACTCATTCTTGGATTAGTCGAAGACGAGTCAGGTCTATTATATTTTGTAAATGCAGAACATCCCCATTTAATTTTATACAGAGATGGAGTTCCAAGTTTTATCAAAACAAAATATAGTTATCTAAAAATTGGCGCTACCCTTCCTCAAGACCGGTTTGCTATTAACATTTTCCAATTACAAATCGGAGATGTACTTTTTGGCGGATCCGATGGAAAAGATGATATTTTGGTTCATGGCGCTTGTAGTGGTGAACATTTTCTAAATACAGATGAAAAACTTTTTTTAGAACATGTCAGAAGAAGAGAAGGTGATCTTTCTGGAATCGTTCGGTCCATCCAACAAACGGGAGAACTTACCGATGACTTGTCTCTATTCCGATTAGAATTTAGTCCGGATCGACAAGAAGAAACTATCTTGATCAAAGATGGATTCGAGCAAGTATCTAGGTTCAAACAAGAAATTCGAAAGGGGAATTTCGTCGCAGCCCGAACCCTTTTAGAAAATGCTTACGAACTCAACCAACACAATCTAGAAGTATTACAAAATTTGATGAAATTTAGAATCGCAAATAATGAATACGAACAAGCCATTAAGTATGGCGAGGAATATTTATCCTTAAAGGCAGACAGCAATCACATACTACTATCCTTATCATTTGCTTATCAAAAGTTAGGAAAGATCAATAAAGCAATTGAATATTCGGAAAGACTCATCCTTAGAGAACCACAACATTTAAAAAACACGACCCACCTAGCAGTTCTATATGGAAAAAAAGGAGATTTTGAAAAAGCTAAGGAGTTTTTACAGTTCGCGATAGAATCCACAAATGACAAGGATCAATTAGAAAAATTAGAGAAGTATTGGACACGAATCGAACATGTTCATGCCAAACAAAAAAGGAAAGTATTCCAGGAATGA